GGTCCTAGCAATACCACGGCATACCGCAACTCCTTGGCTCACAGAACGACATGGCTACGATCCGACTTTTTATACTATTCTAAGAATCTAGTATATAAATTTCTAATATCATATCTTTTTGCTAATTCTTTTAATTTAACACTTCTTTCTTCTCTATCTTGTAATTCTGTAGCTAATATAATTGCATTTGTCATATCTTCAATTTCAAATTTATGAATTTTCCATTTTTGTCCATGTTCCTTATCATAATATTCCTCAACTCTAGAAGATTTAATTAGTAAATTCCATTGCCAACTTGTAAATTCATCAAAAGGAGGCATTAATTGATGGATAACTGGAGTTCCCATACTCATACTTTCTAGAACTGGCATTCCAAATCCTTCAGTCCCACTAGGAACAATAACATAATCCATAGCTCCATAGAATGCAAATATATATTCCCTGGAATTATATCCAAATTCCGCAACAAGTCGGAGGCCAAGCGGTCTTAGGAAGACAACGGCAATCCGCAACTCCT
Above is a genomic segment from Marinobacter szutsaonensis containing:
- a CDS encoding glycosyltransferase; this encodes ELRIAVVFLRPLGLRLVAEFGYNSREYIFAFYGAMDYVIVPSGTEGFGMPVLESMSMGTPVIHQLMPPFDEFTSWQWNLLIKSSRVEEYYDKEHGQKWKIHKFEIEDMTNAIILATELQDREERSVKLKELAKRYDIRNLYTRFLE